One genomic segment of Arcobacter porcinus includes these proteins:
- the purU gene encoding formyltetrahydrofolate deformylase: MEQYILKIATNDAKGLIYNISKVLFANNLNIDTNAEYVDPDTKNFFMRSLISGKISSNILEKELKEVLPEGSIISLNKKAKKDVVILVTKEAHVLGDLLIKYISNELNANIKAVIGNHEDLRDLVEKFNIPYFFISTKDISKDEHERLISEKIDEFNPEIIVLAKYMRILSSNFVSKYEGKVLNIHHSFLPAFIGANPYKQAHERGVKIIGATAHYVTNDLDEGPIVYQDVVRVDHSYSWEDMRNAGRNVEKVVLSNAFELLLEDRVFVFKNKTVIL, encoded by the coding sequence ATGGAACAATATATATTAAAAATCGCTACAAATGATGCCAAAGGACTTATATATAATATCTCAAAAGTTCTTTTTGCAAATAATTTAAATATAGATACAAATGCTGAATATGTTGACCCAGATACAAAAAACTTTTTTATGAGAAGTTTAATATCTGGAAAAATATCTTCAAATATTTTGGAAAAAGAGTTAAAAGAGGTTTTACCTGAGGGTTCAATTATAAGCTTAAATAAAAAAGCCAAAAAAGATGTTGTGATTTTGGTTACAAAAGAGGCTCATGTTTTAGGTGATTTATTGATTAAATATATCTCAAATGAACTAAATGCAAATATAAAAGCAGTTATAGGAAATCATGAAGATTTAAGAGATTTAGTTGAAAAATTTAATATTCCATACTTTTTTATTAGTACAAAAGATATTTCAAAAGATGAGCACGAAAGATTAATTTCAGAAAAGATTGATGAATTTAATCCAGAGATTATAGTTTTAGCAAAATATATGAGAATTTTATCTTCAAATTTTGTAAGCAAATATGAAGGAAAAGTTTTAAATATTCATCACTCGTTTTTACCAGCATTTATAGGTGCAAATCCATATAAACAAGCTCATGAAAGAGGAGTTAAAATCATTGGTGCAACTGCACATTATGTTACAAATGATTTAGATGAAGGACCAATAGTTTATCAAGATGTTGTAAGAGTTGATCACTCTTATTCGTGGGAAGATATGAGAAATGCTGGAAGAAATGTAGAAAAAGTAGTTCTTTCAAATGCTTTTGAACTTCTTTTAGAAGATAGGGTTTTTGTATTTAAAAATAAAACGGTAATTCTATAA
- a CDS encoding tRNA (cytidine(34)-2'-O)-methyltransferase, whose translation MYNIVLLEPRIAGNVGTIGRLAFALNAKLHLIKPYGFGEITEKEVRRAGLDYWYSLEVFEYENIEDFWSKNPLSSRHFFATTKTTKTYFEQKYEQNDYFYFGREDAGLPQKLLELNPSSNITIPMANDARSLNLANSVSIVCYEAIRQNYEQFKAKI comes from the coding sequence ATGTATAATATAGTTTTACTAGAACCAAGAATCGCTGGAAATGTAGGAACAATAGGAAGATTAGCTTTTGCTTTAAATGCCAAACTTCATTTAATAAAACCCTATGGTTTTGGAGAGATTACAGAAAAAGAGGTAAGAAGAGCAGGGCTTGATTATTGGTATAGTCTTGAAGTTTTTGAATATGAAAATATAGAAGATTTCTGGAGTAAAAATCCCTTATCTTCAAGACATTTCTTTGCTACAACAAAAACAACAAAAACATATTTTGAACAAAAATATGAACAAAACGATTATTTCTACTTTGGAAGAGAAGATGCTGGTCTTCCTCAAAAACTTTTAGAATTAAACCCATCTTCAAACATCACAATTCCTATGGCAAATGATGCAAGAAGCTTAAATCTTGCAAATAGTGTATCAATTGTTTGCTATGAAGCAATTAGACAAAACTATGAACAATTTAAGGCAAAAATATGA
- the brnQ gene encoding branched-chain amino acid transport system II carrier protein, translating to MIINNNKAIRDTLILGFAIFSMYFGAGNVIFPPYLGLISSSDWIISFIAYFITDIGFATFAMFAILKAGGNVDNLTSKLGVVNGKILMSIVILCIGPMIALPRTGAVTYEMLIVPYFGDNIYNSIITSVLYFSLILFFTLKPNSMIEILGKILSPLLFISLVVLIVKGVFFPLGEIVENDVKDTIFFDGLLLGYQTLDLLAALAFGIIIVNLLKSKGYKEGKTTFKIVGYASLIAAFVIMIVYFGLTYLGATTSGFYTNDIEKVSLLHNIVFKLFGKDGAIVLAFVVFLACFTTGAALVSVTSQYFSKLSKGRVSYKKLVVITSLFATIVTNFGLETIIDFAAPILFTVYPAAIILVFLIFFDSYYKSQNVYKYASFSAVIYSIIEFISNNYYKIEFISNMPLYKEGLSWILVAVVFGFIGNFVQESKTLK from the coding sequence ATGATAATAAATAACAATAAAGCAATAAGAGATACATTAATATTAGGATTTGCAATATTTTCTATGTATTTTGGTGCTGGAAATGTAATTTTTCCTCCTTATTTAGGATTAATTAGTTCAAGTGATTGGATAATATCATTTATAGCTTATTTTATAACAGATATAGGATTTGCAACATTTGCAATGTTTGCAATACTTAAAGCTGGTGGAAATGTAGATAATCTTACTTCTAAACTAGGAGTTGTAAATGGTAAAATCTTAATGTCAATTGTGATTTTATGTATTGGACCTATGATTGCACTTCCTAGAACAGGTGCAGTGACATATGAGATGCTTATTGTTCCATATTTTGGAGACAATATTTATAATTCAATTATAACTTCTGTATTATATTTTTCACTTATTCTATTTTTTACATTAAAACCAAACAGCATGATAGAGATTTTAGGAAAAATATTATCTCCTTTGCTTTTTATATCTTTAGTAGTTTTAATAGTAAAAGGTGTTTTCTTCCCTTTAGGAGAAATTGTAGAAAACGATGTAAAAGATACAATATTTTTTGATGGTCTTCTTTTAGGATATCAAACTTTGGATCTTCTTGCAGCTTTGGCTTTTGGAATTATTATTGTAAATTTATTAAAATCAAAAGGGTATAAAGAGGGAAAAACTACTTTTAAAATAGTTGGATATGCTTCTTTAATAGCTGCTTTTGTAATTATGATTGTATATTTTGGTCTTACTTATCTTGGAGCAACTACAAGTGGTTTTTATACAAATGATATAGAAAAAGTATCTTTACTTCATAATATAGTATTTAAACTATTTGGTAAAGATGGTGCAATAGTTTTGGCTTTTGTTGTTTTCTTAGCTTGTTTTACAACAGGAGCTGCACTTGTTAGTGTTACATCACAATATTTTTCTAAACTAAGTAAAGGAAGAGTTTCTTATAAAAAACTAGTAGTTATAACATCATTGTTTGCAACAATAGTTACAAACTTTGGTCTTGAAACTATTATTGATTTTGCAGCTCCAATTTTATTTACTGTATATCCAGCTGCTATTATTTTAGTATTTTTAATATTTTTTGATAGTTATTATAAAAGTCAAAATGTATATAAATATGCAAGTTTTTCAGCAGTTATTTACTCTATTATTGAGTTTATATCGAATAATTATTATAAGATTGAGTTTATATCAAATATGCCTTTATATAAAGAGGGTTTATCTTGGATTTTAGTAGCAGTTGTTTTTGGATTTATTGGTAATTTTGTACAAGAAAGTAAAACTCTTAAATAA